A DNA window from Myxocyprinus asiaticus isolate MX2 ecotype Aquarium Trade chromosome 15, UBuf_Myxa_2, whole genome shotgun sequence contains the following coding sequences:
- the LOC127452578 gene encoding hyaluronan and proteoglycan link protein 2-like, with protein sequence MNCIALLVVTFCCVSWTSAKYHHHDQEKDKELKYLLEPLVYAEVTARRGQAVILPCMMRFKLPHYRVKWTKIEPLSRGVENIVLITNGHADKQYGSIGPRASLQRAHDLDVSLRLTDLELEDDGSYRCELIDGIEDEIVILTLRIEGVVFPYQSYHSRYRFTYFDAKEACAEQDAVLATYKQLYRAWTEGLDWCNAGWLNDGTVSYPILHPRQACGGDLLPGIRSYGPRHRIREQYDAFCFTSTTKGSVFYIPGPLNFVEAEHACRHEGADLARVGQVYSSWKFLGLDHCDGGWLLDGSVRFPIINPREHCGGITEQGVRSFGYPSKSLRLYGAYCYR encoded by the exons ATGAACTGTATAGCTCTCCTGGTGGTTACTTTCTGTTGTGTCTCTTGGACCTCTGCAAAGTACCACCACCATGATCAAG AGAAGGACAAAGAACTTAAGTACCTATTGGAACCACTGGTGTATGCTGAGGTCACTGCCCGTCGTGGACAAGCAGTTATTTTGCCCTGTATGATGAGGTTCAAACTACCGCACTACAGAGTAAAGTGGACTAAGATTGAACCCCTCAGTCGAGGAGTGGAAAATATAGTGCTCATCACGAATGGACATGCGGATAAGCAGTATGGTTCAATCGGGCCTCGAGCTTCTCTTCAACGTGCACACGATCTGGATGTTTCCCTCCGCCTCACCGATCTGGAGCTGGAAGATGATGGTAGTTATCGCTGCGAACTGATTGACGGAATTGAAGATGAAATTGTCATCCTTACTCTGAGGATTGAAG GGGTTGTATTTCCTTACCAAAGCTACCACAGTCGGTACAGATTTACTTACTTTGATGCAAAAGAGGCTTGTGCAGAACAGGATGCAGTACTTGCCACCTACAAGCAGCTTTATCGCG CTTGGACTGAAGGATTGGACTGGTGTAATGCTGGATGGCTGAATGATGGAACTGTCAGTTACCCAATCCTTCACCCACGGCAGGCCTGTGGAGGTGATCTCCTACCAGGTATCCGAAGTTATGGGCCCCGTCACAGAATACGGGAACAGTATGATGCTTTCTGCTTCACCTCTACAACCAAGG GCTCTGTGTTTTACATTCCGGGGCCACTGAATTTTGTTGAGGCGGAACATGCCTGCAGACATGAGGGTGCCGATCTAGCGAGAGTTGGTCAGGTCTACTCCTCCTGGAAGTTTCTGGGGCTGGACCACTGTGATGGAGGCTGGCTGCTTGATGGCAGTGTACGATTCCCTATCATCAACCCAAGGGAACATTGTGGAGGGATTACAGAACAGGGCGTTCGTAGCTTTGGGTATCCCAGCAAAAGTTTACGTCTTTATGGGGCTTATTGCTACAGGTAA